The region TGATTGTCAGGGAGGGGCTGATGTTCGTTGCAATTTCTTCTCGATGTTTTTCGGATGTTTCGTTCGCAGAAGCCTGCTCGCAGATCGCAGATCTGCATTACGACAAGCTCGAATTGTGGATGGACGACGCCTCGGAACATTTGAAGTCGTCTTATGTGGCCGAAAATCCCGAGCGATTCGTCAAGCAGTATCGGGAAGCGACCCGGTTGACACCTGTGGCGATCAGCCTCGAGCAAGATCTTCCGCCCGGCCCATTTGAATCCATTTGTAAACTGGCCAAGATCCTCAAGATCACCCAGATCACGATTCCAGCGGGTGCTTTGGGTACACCTTTTAATGAAGAGATTGATCGCCTGCGTAGTCGCCAGGCGATTGCCAGCACCTCGGGAATTCGTCTCTCCTTAAAGATGAAGACTTCGACACTGACAGAAGATCCACGAACGGCTGTCGAGCTTTGTCAGTCAGTTCAAGGATTGGGGATTACTCTCGATCCGAGTGCCGTCATCTGTGGGCCATTCTCGAATCAATCGATTGATCCCGTCTTTCCTTACACTTATCACACGCATTTGAGGGATACCTCTCCCACACAATTGCAGATTCCCGTCGGTCTGGGGGAAGTCGATTACAACCGGATCATCAGTCAGTTGCAGCGCTGCAACTACACGAGGGCTCTTTCCGTCGAGATGTATCCGGAATTGATTACCGATTCAGATCGTTCGCTGGAACTCCGGAAGATGCGCATGCTGCTGGAAAGCCTGCTCTAACAGATTCTCCAAGAACGCCGTGTTCATCGCACATCCGCAGCCAGACTCAGCTTCGATCCGTTGAGCAGCCGTTTTTCGGCCCGTTTTCCCATAGCATTCGCACATCGTAACGAACAGACTGGAATCAGCGTCTTTGCGCGGCGAGCAGTGATGACTTCATGAGAAGTCATGCTGCTCGCTGGCCTATTTCCGGTTCTGCTGGTCAGGTGCTGAGTGATGCGTGTTGTCTTGGATGTCGGGTTGATCTCCGCGAAGTTTTTCTTCTGTCTTCTACTGGCTCTTTT is a window of Planctopirus limnophila DSM 3776 DNA encoding:
- a CDS encoding sugar phosphate isomerase/epimerase family protein gives rise to the protein MFVAISSRCFSDVSFAEACSQIADLHYDKLELWMDDASEHLKSSYVAENPERFVKQYREATRLTPVAISLEQDLPPGPFESICKLAKILKITQITIPAGALGTPFNEEIDRLRSRQAIASTSGIRLSLKMKTSTLTEDPRTAVELCQSVQGLGITLDPSAVICGPFSNQSIDPVFPYTYHTHLRDTSPTQLQIPVGLGEVDYNRIISQLQRCNYTRALSVEMYPELITDSDRSLELRKMRMLLESLL